The window CGATAGTTGTTATACACTTCACCATAGGCTTTCAGACACTCGTCATCGCTCTGCCTCGGATGAGTGCCATAGGCGATAAAAAAGGTTATCTCTGCCGGATCAACGTCCAGCTCCTGCAATGTAGTCACCACCCAGGGAAGGATGGTTGTATACCCGCAGAGCCGTGTCTTGTCAGCCACCACAATGGCGACATTGGTATTTTTGCCCCGTTGCGTCAACATCGGCTCAACGAGATCCCGTAACCTCATTCGGAAATCACTCTCTTCAACCGCATATTCCGGTTCCCTGAATGAGTAGTGAACCGCATCCTGAGAAATGTTGAGCGAGCGATATCCCTTACCGCCATCTAATCCCTGTCCGTAGGGAAGTTCTATCTGCTGCATTTACCCTCCATATTGCCAGCCATCATTGAATTCACTCTCGCAGGCGTCAGACTCTTCGCCTTTCCCTGCCGTCAAGCAACATAAAGAACAAGAACCGTTCCAGTTGTCAGATTCTTAGCACTGCTGGCCCAACTCTGATTCATAGCACGAAATCAATACGATATGCAATCAATGCCAAATCATGAGCGAAACCATAAGCAAGATCTTGCCGATAGCCAGCTCCCCATAGGCAAAATTTTGCCGATTGACTCCCGGACTCTATGCGGGCATTCTTGTAAATAGCCTAATACGCGTCTCTTTCACAACCGCCATTCTGCAATCCGCCATGGCCCGCCTCTTGCTATATGGCAACTTGGAAATCTAACAAACACGAAGTAACGGTTGGAGGTCAACCCACCCATCTATCAAGGAGGAAGTTATGAAAATTACATCGGCGATAGCCCGTTGTGCCCTGGTAGCCTTTACTGCCACCCTGCTCTCGACTGCCGCTGCCACCGCGGCCGAAGAGAAGAACTACCTGCTCGCCACTGCCAGCACAGGCGGCACCTATTACCCTGTTGGCGTAGCCATCTCGACCCTGACCAAGGTGAAGCTACAGCCTACGGAAGGGATCGGCATGTCTGCTATCAACTCTGCAGGCTCAGGTGAAAACATCAAGCTGCTGCGGGACAATGAGGCGCAATTTGCTATTCTTCAGGGCCTCTATGGCTACTATGCCTGGAACGGCAAGGGTCCGATCAAAAACGAAGGCCCACAAAAAGGGCTGCGCTCGGTAACCATGCTCTGGCAAAATGTTGAACAATTTACCATCGCCGCCGACAAAGCCGCCACCGGAACCATCGAGGATGTTCTCGCCTTAAAAGGCAGCCGTATGGCGCTTGGCAAGAAGAACAGTGGCACCCTCGGCTCCAATACCGTCCTGCTTGAAAATCTTGGCATGGATCCAGCCAATGATTTTGACCTGGTTTATGTCGGCTACGGCCCCAGCGCCGATGCCCTGCAAAATGGTCAGGTGGCAGGAATGTCCACCCCGGCAGGAACCCCTACGGGAGCTGTAACCCGCGCCATCGCCGCCATGGGAGACAAAGCAAAGCTCCTTGAGTTCACCGATGAGCAGGCCGCAAAAGCTGACGGCGGCCTCGGACTCTGGACTGAATACATTATCAAGGCCGGCACCTATCCGGGCCAGGAAAAAGACATCAAGACCATCGCACAGCCAAACTTTCTTGCTGTCCGTGCAGATGTGGATGACGAAGCCGTCTATAAAATCACCAAGACCATTTACGAGAATCTGGCATTTTTAAACGCAATCCACAAGGCCACTGCCGTGATGCAACTTGAAAAAGCCATCGCCGGTCTGCCAATGCCCCTGCACCCCGGCGCTGTGAAATATTTCAAGGAAGCTGGTCTTGAGATCCCTGAAAAACTGATCGCCGATTAATCGACAGCAAGCAAATTTCTTTGTTCGAACATACCGGCTCCCCTTTTTTCGGGAGCCGGTTTTCTGTATTACCTTCTACCAGTAATTGAATCAGCATTACGGGAGCACCTCATGCAAACCGACGACATTTTCATGCCAACCAAGGGATTTGCCGGTAAAGCTATCTTTTATATAGGTATCCTCGTCTCTTTGGTTCACATCTACTTCAATATCTTCGGCGTGCTCCCAACGCTTACCCAGAACGCACTGCATTATTCCGGCTTCGCCATTCTCTGCGCCCTTGTCTACCCCTTTCGGGGAGCAGGTAAAAAACGAGGCCGCTTCGGTCTGGTCTTTGACTGCCTGCTCGGTGTTACTGCAGCATTCTGCGCGATTTATATGATCGCTATGGAAGATGCCATTTACGCGCGCGGTGTTCATCTCAGCAGCATTGAGTGGGTTGCAGGTACCATCCTCATCCTCACCGCAGTTGAGTTTACCAGAAGGGCCACCGGTTGGATTATCCCGGTGCTGATCCTGCTCGCCCTGAGTTATGTGGGCTGGTGGGGTGAGTATGTGGGCGGAGTATTCAGATTCAGCGGACTTTCGGCTGAAACAATACTTTTCCGCTCGGTGTATGGTGATGATGGTCTGTTCGGCAACATCGCCAGAATATCGTCAACCTTCGTTTTCATGTTCATCCTCTTCGGCGCATTTTTACTTCGCTCCGGAGCCGGGGACTTTGTCATAAATCTTGCCAGGGCCGT of the Desulfosediminicola ganghwensis genome contains:
- a CDS encoding TAXI family TRAP transporter solute-binding subunit: MKITSAIARCALVAFTATLLSTAAATAAEEKNYLLATASTGGTYYPVGVAISTLTKVKLQPTEGIGMSAINSAGSGENIKLLRDNEAQFAILQGLYGYYAWNGKGPIKNEGPQKGLRSVTMLWQNVEQFTIAADKAATGTIEDVLALKGSRMALGKKNSGTLGSNTVLLENLGMDPANDFDLVYVGYGPSADALQNGQVAGMSTPAGTPTGAVTRAIAAMGDKAKLLEFTDEQAAKADGGLGLWTEYIIKAGTYPGQEKDIKTIAQPNFLAVRADVDDEAVYKITKTIYENLAFLNAIHKATAVMQLEKAIAGLPMPLHPGAVKYFKEAGLEIPEKLIAD